In Zunongwangia profunda SM-A87, the following proteins share a genomic window:
- a CDS encoding glycoside hydrolase family 2 TIM barrel-domain containing protein, which translates to MKKTFLSLLGLLLFTVGYTQQNEWEDPTKVDRHKLDGRSDFVLYTSAKKALQNDPQSSALYQSLNGTWKFNVVPHPGERPKAFYAPSLNDSDWENIKVPSNWELEGFDLPIYTNVTYPHPKNPPYIGFPSDQKTADGEVINKNSKDGDEEIYNPVGTYRRTFTIPTSWDDHEIILRFGSISGYARIFVNGKEAGMTKASKTPAEFDITNLLKEGDNLLAVQVFRWHDGSYLEDQDFWRLSGLERNVYLQAVPKTTLWDYFVTSGLSNDYNDGELNVTVKLKEFDKGSIKKPKVKFTLLDPSGKQVFTQTKELGKKATQVSFSKTLAHVEKWSNEFPNLYQYTISLLDKKGNEMAALAGKTGFREVEIKNAQLMVNGEPITVNGVNLHEHHPDKAHTPDREMMRKDIEVMQKNNINAIRMSHYPHDSYIYELADEYGMYVVDEANIETHGMGAEWQGNFDKSKHPAYLEAWAPAHMDRIERMVEFHKNHPSIIVWSLGNESGNGPVFYDAYDWIKKRDTTRKVQFEQAGENRNTDIVCPMYPGINHMKAYAEDDSKERPYIMCEYSHAMGNSNGNFQEYWDIIDSSDHMQGGFIWDWVDQGLRAETEDGREFWAYGGDLGAGKLQNDQNFNANGLVSADRTPHPALEEVKKVYQNIKFELDGNSLQVTNKFDFTNLDAFDFKWQLLADGQVVKTGEFNLNVAPNKTKAVTIALPELGDKEYFLSVYGYTKKAKAMVPAGHEMAREQFKVGGNTYFDAADIATAGQLNVSKKGDQLQFSTEKIEGVFNTKTGSFESYHLKDHQQSPISVFPEPYFWRAPTDNDFGNGMPQKLKAWKEATHNATVTHVEVAKKAKEGQQITVTYQLGGVAVPYTVAYFIENNGDIKVTATLDSDKDLPELPRFGMRMVLPGDYDNLEYYGRGPWENYSDRNTSAFMGVYKDQVENQFTWEYIRPQEAGYKTDARWIRLENKKGAGLQITGEQPLGFSALNIPTEDLDPGEGKAQRHPTDITVQDKVFLHIDLKQRGLGGDDSWGRYPHQQYRLEDNSYQYSYIISLID; encoded by the coding sequence ATGAAAAAGACCTTTTTAAGCCTACTAGGGTTGTTATTGTTTACGGTGGGCTATACGCAGCAAAACGAGTGGGAAGATCCCACTAAAGTAGACCGCCATAAGCTTGATGGCCGAAGTGATTTTGTACTCTACACTTCCGCAAAAAAAGCTTTACAAAACGATCCCCAATCCTCAGCCCTGTACCAAAGCTTAAATGGTACCTGGAAGTTTAATGTGGTACCACACCCTGGTGAGCGCCCAAAAGCGTTTTACGCCCCCTCTCTAAATGATAGTGACTGGGAGAATATTAAAGTGCCTTCCAATTGGGAACTGGAAGGTTTCGATCTTCCTATCTATACCAATGTCACCTATCCTCACCCTAAAAACCCACCCTATATCGGGTTTCCTTCAGATCAGAAAACAGCAGATGGAGAGGTGATCAATAAAAATTCCAAAGATGGGGATGAAGAAATTTATAACCCGGTAGGGACATACCGCAGAACATTTACCATCCCTACATCCTGGGATGATCATGAGATTATCCTTCGTTTTGGTTCCATTTCAGGTTATGCAAGGATTTTTGTAAACGGGAAAGAAGCTGGGATGACCAAGGCCTCTAAAACCCCGGCAGAATTCGATATTACCAACTTACTAAAAGAAGGTGACAATCTTTTGGCGGTACAGGTCTTTAGATGGCATGATGGTAGCTATCTGGAAGATCAGGATTTTTGGCGCTTAAGTGGTTTAGAACGAAATGTGTACCTACAGGCAGTTCCTAAAACGACGCTCTGGGATTATTTTGTAACCAGCGGACTGAGCAATGATTACAATGATGGCGAGCTAAACGTTACCGTAAAACTTAAAGAATTTGATAAAGGAAGTATCAAGAAGCCAAAAGTAAAATTCACCTTACTGGATCCTTCAGGAAAACAAGTCTTTACCCAAACAAAGGAATTAGGGAAAAAAGCTACCCAAGTAAGCTTTTCAAAAACATTGGCCCATGTTGAAAAATGGAGTAATGAATTTCCAAACCTTTATCAGTACACGATCAGTTTATTAGACAAAAAAGGGAACGAGATGGCCGCACTGGCCGGGAAAACCGGTTTCCGTGAAGTTGAAATTAAGAATGCCCAACTCATGGTCAATGGCGAGCCCATTACGGTAAATGGTGTGAATTTGCACGAACATCATCCCGATAAAGCCCATACACCTGACCGCGAGATGATGCGTAAAGACATCGAGGTGATGCAAAAAAACAATATCAATGCGATACGGATGAGCCATTATCCCCACGATTCGTATATCTACGAACTGGCCGATGAGTACGGAATGTACGTGGTCGATGAAGCCAATATCGAAACCCATGGAATGGGCGCCGAGTGGCAGGGCAACTTCGATAAATCAAAGCACCCGGCCTATCTGGAAGCATGGGCACCAGCACATATGGACCGCATTGAACGAATGGTAGAATTTCATAAAAACCATCCTTCTATAATTGTTTGGTCTTTAGGAAACGAAAGTGGAAATGGTCCTGTATTTTATGATGCTTATGATTGGATCAAAAAGCGCGATACCACCCGTAAAGTGCAGTTTGAGCAGGCCGGGGAGAATAGAAATACCGATATCGTTTGCCCGATGTACCCAGGGATTAACCATATGAAGGCCTATGCCGAAGATGATAGCAAAGAGCGTCCTTATATTATGTGTGAGTATTCTCATGCGATGGGGAACAGCAACGGGAACTTCCAGGAATACTGGGATATTATCGATAGCAGTGATCATATGCAAGGAGGTTTTATCTGGGATTGGGTCGACCAGGGATTACGTGCGGAAACTGAAGACGGAAGGGAATTCTGGGCCTACGGTGGTGATCTTGGCGCAGGGAAATTGCAAAACGATCAAAACTTTAATGCCAACGGTCTGGTAAGTGCCGATCGTACCCCGCACCCGGCTTTAGAGGAAGTTAAAAAAGTATACCAAAACATCAAATTTGAGCTGGATGGGAATTCACTACAAGTAACCAACAAATTCGATTTCACCAATCTGGATGCTTTTGATTTTAAATGGCAATTACTTGCCGATGGGCAGGTCGTAAAAACCGGGGAATTCAATTTGAATGTTGCGCCGAATAAAACCAAAGCTGTGACGATAGCCTTACCAGAATTAGGAGATAAAGAGTATTTCTTAAGTGTTTATGGCTATACCAAAAAGGCCAAAGCCATGGTGCCTGCCGGTCATGAGATGGCCAGAGAACAGTTCAAAGTAGGGGGAAACACCTATTTTGATGCTGCTGATATCGCAACTGCTGGACAGCTAAATGTAAGCAAGAAAGGTGATCAGCTTCAGTTTTCAACAGAAAAAATCGAAGGTGTTTTCAATACCAAAACCGGAAGCTTTGAATCCTATCATTTAAAAGATCATCAGCAATCACCAATCTCGGTATTCCCGGAGCCTTATTTTTGGAGGGCACCTACCGATAATGATTTTGGGAATGGGATGCCACAAAAATTAAAAGCCTGGAAAGAGGCGACTCATAATGCTACAGTGACCCATGTTGAAGTCGCTAAAAAAGCTAAAGAAGGGCAGCAAATTACGGTGACCTATCAGCTTGGTGGCGTAGCCGTGCCATATACCGTAGCATATTTTATCGAAAACAATGGTGACATTAAAGTTACGGCTACTTTAGACAGTGATAAAGACTTACCCGAACTTCCCCGTTTTGGAATGCGAATGGTACTGCCGGGAGATTACGACAACCTGGAATATTACGGTCGCGGTCCATGGGAGAATTACTCCGATCGAAATACCTCTGCTTTTATGGGAGTTTATAAAGATCAGGTAGAAAACCAGTTTACCTGGGAGTATATTCGTCCGCAGGAAGCAGGGTATAAAACTGATGCGAGATGGATTCGACTTGAAAATAAAAAGGGAGCCGGGTTACAGATTACCGGGGAACAACCCCTGGGCTTTAGCGCATTGAATATACCGACAGAGGATCTGGATCCGGGGGAAGGGAAAGCCCAACGTCACCCTACCGATATTACGGTTCAGGATAAGGTGTTTTTACATATCGACCTGAAACAGCGTGGCCTTGGTGGTGATGATTCCTGGGGACGGTATCCGCATCAACAGTACCGATTGGAAGATAATAGTTATCAATATTCCTATATTATTTCTTTAATAGACTAG
- a CDS encoding glycoside hydrolase family 16 protein, whose product MLQKVSILLILILFSRICAAQHHSAIPNGYKLLWADEFEEGNKPNPEFWSYENGFVRNEELQWYQSENAIIQNGNLRILGKKESVKNDRFNPESNNWKESREFAEYTSASINTRGKFDFQFGILEVKAKIDTSMGMWPAIWTLGIEKGWPSNGEIDVMEYYLVDQKPAILANAAWKGATSYVSWDSEKIPFSKFLKKDPKWAEKFHVWKMEWTTDFIKIYLDDELLNTISLSETKNPDGFNPFHQPHYILLNLAIGGNGGDPSVTTFPRKYEVDYVRVYQKK is encoded by the coding sequence ATGCTACAAAAAGTATCGATTTTACTGATTTTAATACTATTTTCTAGAATTTGTGCTGCTCAGCATCATAGTGCTATTCCCAATGGATATAAATTGCTTTGGGCTGATGAGTTTGAAGAGGGAAATAAACCAAATCCTGAATTTTGGAGCTATGAAAATGGTTTTGTGCGGAATGAAGAATTACAATGGTATCAATCCGAAAATGCTATTATTCAAAACGGCAACCTGAGGATTTTAGGAAAAAAAGAATCAGTAAAAAATGATCGCTTTAACCCTGAAAGTAACAATTGGAAAGAAAGCAGGGAATTTGCAGAATACACTTCAGCAAGCATAAATACTAGGGGTAAATTCGATTTTCAATTTGGTATTTTAGAAGTAAAAGCCAAGATCGATACGTCAATGGGAATGTGGCCGGCGATCTGGACTCTTGGTATAGAAAAGGGATGGCCTTCTAATGGAGAGATTGACGTTATGGAATATTATTTGGTCGACCAGAAACCTGCAATTTTGGCCAATGCCGCATGGAAAGGAGCAACCTCTTATGTGTCTTGGGATAGTGAGAAAATTCCTTTTTCAAAATTTCTGAAAAAAGATCCAAAATGGGCGGAGAAGTTTCATGTGTGGAAAATGGAGTGGACTACAGATTTTATTAAAATCTATCTGGATGACGAATTGCTAAACACGATATCGCTTTCTGAAACTAAGAATCCAGACGGGTTTAATCCCTTTCATCAACCGCATTATATTTTACTGAATCTTGCTATAGGAGGTAATGGCGGTGATCCTTCGGTTACTACTTTTCCAAGGAAATATGAGGTTGATTATGTAAGAGTCTACCAGAAAAAATAA
- a CDS encoding DUF2264 domain-containing protein: protein MLKISNLSFLISLLFISLNLCAQEVEESSPKEVREFYVNSLVKIADPVLSNLAKGKLKESMPIERSPGAWDDRTHVTYLEAFGRTLSGIAPWLELGPDDTKEGKFREKYIELAQLAIDKATDPESADFMNFNKDRQPLVDAAFFAQGLLRAPKQLWEPLSETTKKNVIKALKSSRDIEPYYSNWLLFTGMIEAALLKFDGKADMVRLTYPINKHMEWYLGDGMYGDGPDFHWDYYNSFVIQPMLLDILKVMDEAGVGRKQDFKKVQQRAQRYASIQERLISPTGTYPPIGRSLAYRFGAFQSLSQVALWKNLSKEIAPSQVRSALYTMIKRQIKAKGTFDKEGWLQVGLVGHQNNIGEGYISTGSLYLCTEAFLVLGLSPDDEFWTSPSQPWTQKKIWGGENIPIDHAH from the coding sequence ATGTTGAAAATATCCAATCTTAGTTTTTTAATTAGTTTACTTTTTATCAGCCTGAACCTATGTGCTCAGGAAGTTGAAGAGTCTTCTCCTAAAGAAGTACGAGAATTCTATGTGAATTCCTTAGTAAAAATAGCAGATCCTGTTTTAAGTAATCTGGCTAAAGGAAAATTAAAAGAAAGTATGCCTATAGAACGTTCACCTGGTGCCTGGGACGATCGTACTCATGTAACTTATCTAGAGGCTTTTGGAAGAACCTTATCGGGGATTGCTCCCTGGTTGGAGCTTGGACCAGATGATACTAAAGAAGGAAAATTTAGAGAAAAATATATCGAATTAGCGCAACTGGCTATTGATAAAGCGACCGATCCCGAATCGGCAGATTTTATGAATTTTAATAAAGATCGCCAGCCTTTGGTAGATGCTGCTTTTTTTGCTCAGGGTTTACTTAGAGCGCCAAAACAGTTGTGGGAGCCACTTTCAGAAACCACAAAAAAGAATGTCATAAAAGCGCTAAAATCGTCTAGAGATATCGAACCTTACTACAGTAATTGGTTACTTTTTACAGGAATGATCGAAGCCGCTTTATTAAAATTTGATGGCAAGGCAGATATGGTTCGACTTACTTACCCCATAAATAAACATATGGAATGGTATCTGGGCGATGGGATGTATGGTGATGGCCCAGATTTTCACTGGGATTACTATAATAGTTTTGTGATTCAGCCAATGCTATTGGACATTCTAAAAGTGATGGATGAAGCCGGAGTTGGTCGAAAACAAGATTTTAAAAAAGTGCAGCAAAGAGCGCAAAGGTATGCCAGCATCCAGGAGCGATTAATTTCCCCTACCGGAACATATCCGCCAATTGGTAGATCTTTAGCCTATCGTTTTGGTGCTTTTCAATCACTTTCTCAGGTTGCTTTATGGAAAAATTTAAGTAAAGAGATAGCACCTTCTCAGGTTAGATCAGCTTTATATACCATGATAAAAAGACAAATTAAAGCAAAAGGAACCTTCGATAAAGAAGGTTGGCTTCAGGTGGGACTTGTAGGGCATCAAAATAATATTGGAGAAGGCTATATCTCAACTGGAAGTCTTTATTTATGTACAGAAGCTTTTCTTGTATTAGGGCTTTCTCCTGATGATGAATTCTGGACATCACCCTCACAACCATGGACCCAAAAGAAAATATGGGGAGGGGAAAACATTCCTATAGATCACGCTCATTAA
- a CDS encoding glycoside hydrolase family 43 protein, with translation MNLKYFLIITAFLFSINGKAQSKAPNYTAFYPGEIWKDTDGNHINAHGGGIMFKDGTYYWYGEHKGKSSLARVGITVYSSDDLYNWKNEGVALSVAKDPDSEITSGSVMERPKVVFNEKTGQYVMWFHLELKGQGYAAARTGVATSDSPTGPFTYLKSYRPNAGEWPKNFKEVWKETPKDGDPKEWWTPKWKKALDEGMFVRRDFEKGQMSRDMTIYIDKDGTAYHITSSEENQTLHISKLTDDYLDFTGEWVRMQPGGQNEAPAVFEKDGYYYMITSGLTGWDPNAARSFRAKSIMGPWEKLGNPAKGEDGDKTFFSQSTFILPVAGKEDTFIFMADRWRPKNHIDGRYIWLPIEWENNKPVIRWKESWSL, from the coding sequence ATGAATTTGAAATACTTCCTTATTATAACTGCGTTTTTGTTCAGTATCAACGGAAAAGCACAATCCAAGGCTCCTAACTATACGGCATTTTATCCTGGTGAAATCTGGAAGGATACTGATGGTAATCACATTAATGCACACGGAGGTGGCATCATGTTTAAAGACGGTACTTATTACTGGTATGGAGAGCACAAAGGAAAATCCAGTTTGGCCAGAGTAGGGATTACTGTATACTCATCAGATGATTTATATAACTGGAAAAATGAAGGAGTTGCTCTTTCAGTGGCTAAAGATCCGGATTCTGAAATTACTTCAGGTAGTGTGATGGAACGTCCAAAAGTTGTTTTCAATGAAAAAACGGGGCAATATGTAATGTGGTTTCATCTGGAATTAAAAGGACAAGGCTACGCCGCAGCCCGAACCGGGGTAGCTACCAGTGATTCTCCCACCGGACCATTTACATATTTGAAATCGTATCGTCCAAATGCTGGTGAATGGCCAAAAAATTTTAAGGAAGTATGGAAAGAAACACCAAAAGATGGCGACCCAAAAGAATGGTGGACACCAAAATGGAAAAAAGCTTTAGATGAGGGGATGTTTGTTCGCCGTGATTTTGAAAAAGGACAAATGTCTCGTGACATGACCATTTATATTGATAAAGATGGTACAGCCTATCATATTACCTCTTCAGAGGAAAATCAAACGCTACATATTTCAAAATTAACAGATGATTATCTTGATTTTACCGGGGAATGGGTACGTATGCAACCAGGGGGGCAAAATGAAGCGCCTGCAGTTTTTGAAAAAGACGGGTATTATTATATGATCACCTCAGGCTTAACCGGTTGGGATCCCAATGCAGCAAGATCTTTTCGCGCTAAATCTATCATGGGGCCGTGGGAGAAATTAGGAAATCCGGCAAAAGGAGAGGATGGCGATAAAACTTTCTTTTCCCAGAGTACTTTTATATTACCGGTAGCGGGAAAGGAGGATACCTTTATTTTTATGGCCGATCGTTGGAGGCCAAAAAATCATATTGATGGCCGTTATATCTGGTTACCGATTGAGTGGGAAAACAACAAACCAGTAATTCGTTGGAAAGAGAGCTGGTCGTTATAA
- a CDS encoding family 43 glycosylhydrolase: MNIKFLFNSRFFVLLLCSVILFSCAGGEQEKEYTAYLFTYFTGNGDGEEAIRYAVSDDGYNFYALNNNKPVIASDSISRSGGVRDPHILRKEDGSGFYMVVTDLLSQKGWTNTAMTLLKSDDLISWSSSIIDIPQTYPEFSEVMRVWAPQTIYDPATKKYMVYFSMLEPGSYDKIYYAYVNKDFTGLESAPKQLFFNPNEKASIDGDIIKKDNKFYLFYKTEGDKDKGIKVAISDSLTSGYKAEPGNVDQTDKAVEGSGVFKLNNSEDYILMYDMYTSGTYQFTKSKDLKNFKVIDEDISMNFHPRHGTVMPITTEELQHLLKAFPSNDLVGITGTSNPAVKTNNIVIKSDENTIYLPVKYGTDLSSFNPDFKVLPGVAVSPEGAQDFSNGAVVYEVSNGDKTTSFKVTVAVANNPVVEGYYADPEIIYSEKDKKYYLYPTSDGFDGWSGTYFKTFSSEDLVNWTDEGVILDLEKDVEWTSRNAWAPTMIEKKIDGEYKYFYYFTAGQQVGVAVSDSPKGPFKDSGAPLISEKPRGINGGQNIDPDIFEDPQTGKNYLYWGNGFLAVVELNDDMTTIKSKEPIVLTPDNTFREGAEIFFRNGKYYFMWAEDDTRSPNYKVRYATADSPLGPLSIPENNIVIQKDVEKEILATGHNSVIQVPGKDEWYLVYHRFTRPKGEAMGGAAGFHREVSIDSLTFNEDGSIIEVKPTLEGIAPLQ, encoded by the coding sequence ATGAATATCAAATTCTTATTTAATTCAAGGTTTTTTGTCTTATTGTTATGTTCTGTCATACTTTTTTCATGTGCAGGCGGAGAGCAAGAAAAAGAATATACTGCGTATTTATTTACCTATTTTACTGGGAATGGCGATGGAGAAGAGGCGATTCGTTATGCCGTAAGTGATGATGGCTATAACTTCTACGCATTAAATAATAACAAACCTGTTATAGCTTCAGATTCAATAAGCCGGAGTGGTGGTGTTCGTGATCCTCATATTTTAAGAAAAGAAGATGGTAGTGGTTTTTATATGGTCGTAACAGATCTTTTATCCCAAAAAGGTTGGACAAACACAGCGATGACGTTATTGAAATCTGATGATTTGATAAGCTGGTCCAGTTCTATAATTGATATTCCACAAACCTATCCAGAATTTTCAGAGGTAATGCGTGTTTGGGCGCCACAAACCATTTACGATCCCGCAACTAAAAAATACATGGTTTATTTCTCGATGCTAGAGCCGGGAAGTTATGATAAAATATATTACGCTTATGTAAACAAAGATTTTACAGGACTGGAAAGTGCGCCGAAACAGTTGTTTTTTAACCCTAATGAAAAGGCTTCTATAGATGGCGATATTATTAAAAAAGACAACAAGTTTTATTTGTTCTATAAAACCGAAGGAGATAAAGATAAAGGGATAAAGGTTGCTATTTCAGATTCCTTAACTTCAGGGTATAAGGCTGAACCGGGGAATGTAGATCAAACCGATAAAGCTGTAGAAGGATCTGGTGTGTTTAAGCTAAACAACAGTGAAGATTATATTCTAATGTATGATATGTACACCAGTGGTACTTATCAATTTACAAAAAGTAAAGACCTTAAAAATTTCAAAGTGATTGATGAAGATATTTCTATGAATTTTCATCCAAGACATGGTACCGTTATGCCCATTACAACTGAAGAATTACAGCATTTATTAAAAGCTTTTCCTTCGAATGACCTGGTGGGGATAACAGGTACTTCAAATCCTGCTGTAAAAACCAATAATATTGTTATTAAAAGCGATGAAAATACGATTTATCTTCCTGTAAAATATGGGACAGATTTAAGCAGTTTTAATCCTGATTTTAAAGTACTTCCCGGCGTTGCAGTTTCTCCTGAAGGAGCACAGGATTTTTCTAACGGCGCCGTTGTTTATGAAGTTTCCAATGGCGATAAGACTACAAGTTTTAAGGTAACGGTAGCTGTAGCCAATAACCCTGTTGTTGAAGGCTATTATGCTGATCCTGAAATTATTTATTCTGAAAAAGATAAAAAATACTATTTATATCCAACCAGCGATGGCTTTGACGGTTGGTCTGGAACTTATTTTAAAACCTTTTCTTCTGAAGATTTAGTAAACTGGACAGATGAAGGAGTAATTTTGGATTTAGAGAAAGATGTTGAATGGACCAGTAGAAATGCGTGGGCACCAACAATGATCGAGAAGAAAATCGATGGGGAGTATAAGTACTTTTATTATTTTACAGCGGGACAGCAAGTAGGGGTAGCAGTCTCAGATAGCCCTAAAGGACCATTTAAAGATTCAGGAGCGCCATTAATTTCCGAGAAGCCAAGAGGAATAAATGGAGGACAAAATATAGATCCGGATATTTTTGAAGATCCGCAAACAGGTAAAAATTACCTGTATTGGGGAAATGGGTTTTTAGCCGTCGTAGAGCTTAATGATGATATGACAACAATTAAAAGTAAAGAGCCTATAGTTTTAACGCCAGATAATACGTTTAGAGAGGGTGCTGAAATCTTTTTTAGAAACGGTAAATATTATTTTATGTGGGCTGAAGATGATACAAGAAGTCCAAATTATAAAGTACGTTACGCAACTGCCGATAGTCCGCTTGGGCCGCTCAGTATTCCTGAAAATAATATTGTGATTCAAAAAGATGTAGAAAAAGAAATTTTAGCTACAGGTCATAATTCGGTTATTCAGGTACCAGGAAAAGATGAGTGGTATTTGGTATATCATCGATTTACACGCCCTAAAGGAGAAGCTATGGGAGGAGCCGCCGGATTTCATCGAGAAGTTTCTATCGATAGCTTAACTTTTAATGAAGATGGTTCTATAATTGAAGTTAAACCAACTTTAGAAGGAATAGCACCTTTACAATAA
- a CDS encoding glycoside hydrolase family 43 protein, producing MMRFFPVFVALPMLFSGIVSCKQSTSGENSVERNREEAVVAKEELNDRMAAYLMVYFKDDDHSLHFALSKDGRSFTDINKGKVVIAGDTIAEQKGIRDPHIYRGQEGNFYLAMTDLHIFAKRDGIRETEWQRDGEKYGWGNNRGFVLMKSSDLINWSNAKVRLDQFFPDLKEVGAAWAPETIYDQKEGKLMLYYTMRMGNERNQMYYSYINDDFDSLMSPPKLIFEYPKEVSYIDADISQIGDQFHMFYTPHDGTPGIKQAISSKINKGYNYQEKWIDEEPEASEAPNLWKIIGEDKWILMYDIYGIQPHNFGFLETTDFNDFKNLGHFNEGKMKATNFSSPKHGAVIHLTQKEAENLASHWDFEF from the coding sequence ATGATGCGATTTTTTCCAGTTTTTGTTGCTTTGCCAATGCTCTTTTCCGGAATAGTTTCTTGTAAACAATCAACTTCCGGGGAAAATTCTGTAGAGAGGAACAGGGAAGAAGCGGTAGTAGCTAAAGAAGAACTTAATGATAGAATGGCTGCTTACCTTATGGTTTATTTTAAAGATGATGATCATAGCCTGCATTTTGCTTTAAGTAAAGACGGTAGAAGTTTTACGGATATCAATAAAGGAAAAGTGGTAATTGCCGGAGATACTATTGCTGAACAAAAGGGGATAAGAGATCCTCATATTTACCGTGGTCAAGAAGGCAATTTTTATCTGGCAATGACCGATCTTCATATTTTTGCAAAACGTGATGGCATTCGAGAAACCGAATGGCAGCGTGATGGTGAGAAATATGGATGGGGAAACAATCGCGGATTTGTACTAATGAAATCCAGTGACTTAATAAATTGGAGTAATGCGAAGGTTCGTTTAGATCAGTTTTTTCCTGATTTAAAGGAAGTTGGTGCTGCCTGGGCGCCAGAGACTATATACGATCAAAAAGAAGGAAAATTGATGCTGTACTATACCATGCGAATGGGGAATGAGCGTAATCAGATGTACTATTCATACATTAACGATGATTTTGATAGTTTGATGAGTCCACCAAAATTGATCTTTGAGTATCCAAAAGAGGTTTCTTATATCGATGCCGATATTAGCCAAATTGGTGATCAATTTCATATGTTTTATACACCACATGATGGTACGCCGGGAATAAAGCAGGCGATTTCCTCTAAAATTAATAAGGGGTACAACTACCAGGAAAAATGGATCGATGAAGAGCCAGAGGCTAGTGAAGCTCCAAACCTTTGGAAAATTATTGGTGAAGATAAATGGATCTTGATGTATGATATATACGGAATTCAACCACATAATTTTGGTTTTTTGGAGACTACCGATTTTAATGATTTCAAAAACCTGGGACATTTTAATGAAGGTAAAATGAAAGCCACTAATTTTTCTTCTCCTAAACATGGCGCTGTAATTCATCTTACTCAAAAAGAAGCTGAAAATTTAGCCAGTCATTGGGATTTTGAATTTTAA